CCAAGGAGGAGTTGCAGTCGCTCAACGAGGAACTGGTCACCATCAACGCCGAGCACCAGCGCATCATCCACGACCTCGCGCAGGCGCACGACGACATGAAGAACCTGCTCGAGAGCGCGGGCATCGCCACGGTCTTTCTGGACAACGACCTGCGGATCAAGCGCTTCACGCCGCGCATCACCCGCGTCATCAACCTCATGCCGGTGGACGTGGGCCGGCCCATCACGGACATCAGCGTCAACCTCAACTACGAGCATCTCACCCGCGACATCGCGCGCGTCATCGACACCCTGGAAACCTACGAGGCCCAGGTCCAGACCCAGGACGAGCAGTGGTACCTGATGCGCATCAGTCCCTACCGCACCTCCGACAACTTCATCGACGGGGTGGTGCTGGCCTTTACCAACATCAACGTGGTCAAGGCCCTCGAAACGCAGGTCCGCGAGTCGCTGGAGTATGCCGAGGCCGTCTTGAACAGCATGCAGGACCCGCTGCTGGTCCTCGACAGCCAGCTGCGGATCATCACGGCGAACCGGGCGTTCTACAACCTGATGTACCTCTCGCCCGCGCAGATCCAAGCCGAGCCGATGTACACCATCGCCAACTTCGCCTTCGACCAGCCGGAATTGCAGGGCCGACTGCGCGACCTCGTGACCACCGACGAGGTCGTGTCCAACTACATCATCGACCTGAAGGTGCCGCAGCAGGGCAACCGCAAGATGAAGGTGGAGGCCGAGCCGGTCGCCTCCACGGGCGCCGAGCAGCCCATGTTCCTGTTCAAGATGGAGGACGTGACCGAGCTGCTGCTGCGCGCCTCGCTGGACGGCCCCGACCTGACCGGAGACGCGCCGCCCGGCCGGGACTGATCGGCTACCCTCCGGCCTCCGGCGTGCCGTCCAGCACCTCGGTCCAGAAGGCGAGGTTGGCCCGCTCGTAGAGCAGCCCCATCCGCAGGGTGCGCAGGGAAGTCTGGGCCGACGGCTCCTGACCCAGCGCCGCCTGAATCTGCTCGTAGTCGCGCAGCCGCCCCTGGTGGAGGGCCAGCTGCTCCTGCGCCAGCGCCCGCAGCGCCGACGCCGGCTCGCCCGCGATGAAAAACAGCTTGAGCAGCCCGGGGTCCCGCAGTTCGGGCATTCCCGCAGGCGCGCGCAGCCAGTCGCGCAGCGCCGCGCGTCCCGCGTCCGTCAGGTCGAAAAAGCGCCTGCGCCGTCCCCCCTGCTCCTGCTCCTCGCGCAGCAGCCCCAGCCCCACGAGGCGCTGCGGCTCGGCATAGAGCTGGGAGCGCGGAAAGTGCCAGAAGTAGCCGACCGACTCGTCGGCGCAGCGCTTGAGATCGTAGGAGGTGCTCGGCCCCTGCTGCGCGATCAGCCCCAACACGATGAATGAAGACGGCCCCAGGCTTGTGTCGCTCACCACCGCAGTGTACCCTTGGTTCAGACCGTCCAGTCTGGACCATCTACCCTGGACGGAAACCCTGGATCGACCTGGAGGACACCATGCCGCAGCCTGCCCCGCCCCACAGCCCCCGCCGCCTGACCGCCGAAGTGGACGGGACTTTCGCCGTGTTCCTGATCGGAATGCGGATCAACCAGCCCTGGAAGGTCTGGGCCTGGCTGCCCGTGATCCTGGCGATGCCGAGGATGCTGCGCGAGCTGGGCGAGCGGCCGGACCTGGGGCTGCTCGCCACGCAGATGCAGGGCGGCCTGCTGGTGCAGTACTGGCGCGACGTGCAGAGCCTGAACGCCTACGCCCGCAGCCGGGACCACGCCCACCTGCCCGCCTGGCGCGAGTTCAACCACCGGGCCCGCCGGGCGCGGGGGGCCGTGGGCATCTGGCACGAAACCTATGTGGTCGGGCCGGGGCAGTACGAGACCGTGTACGTGGACATGCCCCGGTACGGCCTGGGCCGCGCCGGGCGGCTGGTCGAGGCCGGAGGCCACCGCCAGAGCGCCGAGGGACGGCTGCGGGGCGGCCCGGCCGACGCCCGTCCGGCCTGACCCGGCCCGCGCTTCGTCTGCCCGCTTGCCTTCGCGCGCGGCCCGGCGCGCTTTACTGCGCGGATGTCCACGCGCGCTCCCCTCGACCTCCGGCAGATCTATGTCGAAGCCCGCGCGGCCGCCCTGCCCCGGGGGCAGGAGATTCTGGCCCGCTTTCCGGAGGCCGAGCGGATCGAGGTCGCCTCCCACTGGAACATTCCGGGGCTGCACGGCAATGCCGGACTGGTCCGGGACTGGCTGAAGATCAAGCGGCAGGTGCTCGTGCTGGGCACCCGTAAGACCCTGACGATGCGTCCCAACGGCCGCTCGGCGGACTTCATCGCGCCGGGAATGGCCAACGGCTGCGCGCTGGCCTGCGCCTACTGTTACGTGCCCCGGCACAAGGGCTACGCCAATCCGGTCACGACCTTCGCCAACATCGGAGACGTGACGGGGGCGCTGGAGAGGCACGCCCACCAGCAGGGCCGCAAGCCGCAGGCCAACTCGGTGGACCCCCACGCCTGGGTCTACGACCTCGGAGAGAACAGCGACCTGAGCGTGGACGCCCTGATCTCGGACAACGTGCGCGACCTTGTGACGCTGTTCCGGGGCCTGCCGAACGCCAAGGCCTCCTTCGCCACCAAGTATGTCAACCGGGAACTGCTGACCTACGATCCGCAGGGCCGGACCCGCCTGCGCTTTTCGCTGATGCCGGCCCAGACGGCCCGCGTGGTGGACATCGGCACCTCTCCCATGCACGAGCGCCTCGCGGCGATCAACGATTTCGTCGAGGCCGGCTACGAGGTCCACCTGAACTTCTCGCCCGTGATCGTCTTCAGGGGGTGGACGGACGCCTACCGCGAGCTGTTCCGGCAGGTGGACGCGGCGCTGTCGGCCAAAGCCCGGGCGCAGCTGGCCGCCGAGGTCATCTTCCTGACGCACAACGCCGGGCTGCACGAGGTGAACCTCGGCTGGCACCCCAGGGCCGAGGACCTGCTGTGGACGCCGCAGTGGCAGGAGACCAAGCGCTCGGAATACGGAGGCGAGAACCTGCGCTACCGCCGGGGCCTCAAGGGCAAGGCCGTCGCGCACTTCACCGAACTGCTGCGCCGGGAGCTGCCCGGCTGCCCCGTGCGCTACGCCTTCTGAAGCGTCCACTGGCTTCCGGTTCGGCCGCGCCGTTTCCACTAGGGTGAGCGCCTGATGGTCCCGACGCTGCGCCTCGACCGGGGCACCCTGCTCATGAGCGAGGTGCCGGAGCCTGCCGCCGCCCTGTTCACCTGGGACGACCGCGCCCAGGCCTGGCGCGCCCCGGGACACGCCTACCGCGCCGTCATGACCGCGCTGGGCCAGACCCCCGTCCGTGACGAAGCCGCCGCTTTCCTGAAACTCGACCTCGGCTACGCGCGCGAGGTCCAGCCCTATGCCCACCAGCAGGAGGCCCTGGACGCCTGGAAGCGGGCCGGGCGCCGGGGCGTGGTCGTGCTGCCCACCGGGGCGGGCAAGACCCTCGTGGCCCAGCTCGCCCTGCGCGACACGCCCCGCAGCGCCCTGATCTGCGTGCCCACCCTGGACCTCATGCACCAGTGGTACGCCGGCATGCTCGCGGCTTTCCCCGACGCCGAGGTCGGGCTGCTGGGGGGGGGCAGCAAGGACCAGACGCCCATCCTCATCAGCACCTACGACTCGGCCGCCATCCACGCCGAACAGCTCGCGGGCATCTACGCCTTCCAGATTTTCGACGAGGCGCACCACCTGCCCTCGGACTTCCACCGCAGCGTGGCCGAACTGGGCCTCGCGCCCTACCGCCTGGGGCTGACCGCCACCCCGAAACGCAGCGACGGGCGCGAGCAGCACCTGGGCGAGCTGATCGGCCCGGTGGTGTACCGCGCCGCGCCGGAGGACCTCGCGGGCGACACGCTGGCGCCCTACCGCGAGGTGATCGTCAAGGTGTCGCTCAGCGCGGCCGAGCAGCGCCGCTACGACGACCTGCTCCAGACCCGCAACGACTTCCTGCGGCGCAGCAACATCCGCCTGGGGAGCATCGAAGGCTGGAAACGCTTCGTCATGAGCAGCGGCACGCCCCAGGGCCGCGTGGCGATGCTCGCGCACCGCGAGGCCCGCAGCCTGGCCTACGGGACCGAGGGCAAGCTCCGGGTCCTCGAGGAGATCCTCGCCAACCACCCCGCCGAGCGCACGCTGATCTTCACCGACGACAACGCGACCGTCTACCGCATCAGCCGCGAGTTCCTGATTCCGGCGATCACGCACCAGACCCCGGTCAAGGAGCGGCACGAACTGCTGGAGAAGTTCCGCGCGGGCCGCTACCGGGTCCTCGTGACCAGCCGGGTCCTGAACGAGGGCGTAGACGTGCCCGAGGCGTCGGTGGCCGTCGTGCTGTCGGGCACCGCGACCGAGCGCGAATACATCCAGCGCCTGGGCCGCATCCTGCGCCGGGCCGAGGGCAAGCAGGCGGCGCTGTACGAGGTGGTCACGGAAGGCACCACCGAAGAGCGGGTGAGCCGGCAGCGCCGGGGCCAGTGGCAGCGCGCGCCGGGCGGAACACCCGGCTGGGAGGACGTGAATGCTCCCCACTGAGCTGCTGATGTTCAAGGTGCGGGCGGGCCTGGTCACGCCGCGCCGCCTGAAGGTCACCCCCGCGAATGTCGCCCTGGCGGGGCAGGTCATCGCCACCTTCGAGGACAACGTGGGCAAACGGCGCGCCGACCTCGACGAGGACCTGCGGGCGCTGGAGGCGGGCCGGGCGGACTTCAAGGTGCTGCGCGGGCTGGCGCACCTGCTGACCAACGGGTCGAGCACCTTCGGGACCGGCGGGGACGTGCCTCCGGCCGCCGTGCGCGCGCGGGTCTTCGCGCTGGCCCAGAGTGGGCCGCCCAGCCGCCACCGCCGGGGGCAGATCCTGGAACAGGCGGCGGCCGCCCTGACCCGCGAGCGGCCCCTGGCGGCGGCCGACGTGGCCGAGCTGCTGTATGCCGACCTGCCCGACCAGCAGCGACTGGAGGCCTTCGAGCCGCCCTCGCCCGAGGACCTGCTGCGCCGCTTCGACCTCGCGCAGGCCCAGGGCATGCTCTACCGCGCCTACAGTCTGGTCATCACGGCGCGGCGCAACGAACCGGCGCGGTACAAGCAGCTGCTGCAATACACCAAGTTCTTCGGGCTAATGCTCACGGTGGAGGGCGACGCCACCTTCGGCTTCACCCTGACGATGGACGGCCCGACGAGCCTCTTCGGCGGTACGACCCGTTACGGGCTGGCGATGGCGAAGTTCCTGCCCGCCCTGCTGCACGCGACCAGGTGGGACCTGACGGCCAGCCTCAAGCCCCGGCGCGACCTGAGCTGGACCGGCAAGGCCGAGGCCGAGTGGCTGTTCGAGCTGACGAGCGAGGACGGTTACGTCAGCCACTACCGCGAGCCGGACGAACACGACAGCGCGCTGGAATCGGGCTTCGCGGGGCGCTTCGCGAAGGTGGACACCCCCTGGGTGCTGGAGCGGGAGGTGGACCTCGTGCCGGTGCCGGGATCGGTGATCGTGCCGGACTTCCGGCTGGTGCACCCGGACGGCCGGAGCGTGCTGGTGGAGATCGTGGGCTACTGGCGGCCGGAATACCTGCGCAAGAAGTTCGACCTGCTGCGCAAGTCGGGCCGGACCGACGTGATCGTGTGCGTCTCGGAGCGGCTGAACCTGGAGCGGGCGGGGGTAGACCCCTCAGACTTCGGCGAACGGCTGATCTGGTTCAAGGGCGTGCTGCCGCCCAGGGACGTTCTCGCCCTGGCCGAGCGCCTGAGCGGCGGCCCCGCGCCGCAAGGAGCAGACCGGCCATGAAGCGCCCCACCCTGTCCCCGAACGCCAGGACCGTCTGGGCGGCGCTGCTGCTGCCCGCACTGGGGGCGGCGGCCTGGACCCTGCGGCCCGCGCCGGACGACCTGTACTGTGTCGCGCGGCCCGGCACGCTCTGGAACGGTCTGGCCCCCGTACCCGACGGGCTCCGGCCGCGCTGCCCGGCCTCGGCCACGTACCGGCGCGAGGTGCAGGGCGGCCTGACCCGCGTCGAGCAGTACGTGGCGCCGGGCTGGCAGCCCCGGCTGCTGCTGGAGCCCCTGAAACGGGCGGGGTACGTGCTGCTGGAGGACGAGACGCGGGGCGACCGGCACTACTCGGTCTTCCTGGGCCGCAGCGCACCGGCGCAGCTGTACTACACCGCCGTGCCCGAGGGGCCGAACACCCTGCTGACCCTGAGCGGTCACTGACGCGGCGGGTCCGTTCCGGACTGACCCGTACATGCAGCGTGCCGAGGCCCTCGCCCGCCGGGAGGTCCAGACATCCGCCGCGACCTGCTGGCACCGAAGGGCCCGGGAAGGCGCGGCGGCTGGCGCGGCCCTGCGCCTGAACGCCGCTCTGCGGACCCGGTGGACTTCGGTGCAGTTCAGAGTCCGGAATCTGGTCCTCGCGCGACTTCTTCCCCGTGTCCTGGCTTCGGGGTGGCAGGCGTGACCCATCCCTGCCCCCACACCGACCTCGCCCACGCCCTGGCGGCGGCGTATGGGGGCCTGCCCCTGAGCCCCGCGTCGCCTGCGGAGATACACGCTCACCAGATCACGCCGCATCAGGCCGGCCGGAATCCCTCAGGGCCGCAACAGCCCGCGCGCCTCGTCCGTCTCCAGGGGCGCGAGGCCCACGCGCAGCAGGTAGGGCCGGCGCTGCTCCGGCGTTCCGGCGCGCGACAGCTCCCTCGCCCTCCGCATGAGCCGGATGAACTCCGCCTGCACCTCACGGGCGGCAGCGTCGGTCAGCTCGAACAGCGGCGCTCCCACGAGGACGGCCGCCTGTGGCCCGGACCACTCCTGAAGAGGATCGGTGCGCTTCGCGGCGCGGTCGCCCTCGTCCAGGCGGTAGCCGGGAGCCTCGGGCGTGACATACAGGCGAATGCCCCACTCGCGGCCCGAGGCCCTCAGGGCGCGGGCGAACTCGCGGGCCGCCGCCCTCTGGAACAGGTGGTCGAGTCGCGCCGCCCCCGGCCCGCGCCACTCCCCGAAGTCGCTGGCCTCCGTGTTCAGGTGGTTGACGAAGAAGGCGTCCGACACGGCGCGGTAGAACCGGATCCCGCGCCCCCCACGTTTCTGCACGCGCCCGACCCGCAGCAGGCCCGCCGCGCACAGCGCCTGCACGTCGCGGTGCAGGGTCCGCAGGTCCAGCCCGGTTTCGTCGGCCGCCGCCTTGACGGTGTTCTCGCGGCCCAGGAAGGCCAGCAGCACCCGCCGGGAGCGCTCCCGCATCAGCAGGGTGACCGCCCGGGGGTCGGTGACATCCAGAAAGCTACTCTCACTGCCGCCTGTCATGGCGAGTAGGTTACGCCGCAGGCTGTGGGCATGACGAACGAAACCCTCCGCGTCTTCACCGGCCACCTCTGGGACGGCCTGAGCGACACCCTGCTCCGGGACGCGGCGGTGGCCGTGCGCGGAGACACGGTCGTCTTCGCGGGACCGCGCAGCGCCCTGGACATCCCCGAGACCACCCGCGTCACCGAGACGGGGGGCGTGCTCTTGCCCGGCCTGATCGACCTGCATGTCCATGCCCGCCCCGGGTATCTGGGCTGGTTTCTCGCGGCGGGGGTGACGACCATCCGCGACGCCGCCAACTCCCTGGACCTCGTGGCGGCGCTGCGGGGCGCGCAGGACCCCTCGCCCCGGGTGTTCGCGGCCGGGCCGCTGCTGGACGGGCCGCGCGCTTTTTTCCGTCAGTTCGGGCCGGGCGCGGTCCACGAGGCCGGCGACGGTCACGAGCGGCGGGCCGGGGCCTGGACCGTGCGGCACCCGGACGAGGCGCGCGCGCAGGTGCGGCGGCTGGCGGACCTGGGGGTCACGCACGTCAAACTCTACGAACAGCTCGACCCGCAGAGCTTCGCGGCGGCGGCGGCCGAGGCGCGGCGGCTGGGCCTGCCCGTCATGACGGACCTGGGCCTCGCGGGCACCCGTGGCCTGAGCGGCGCCGAGGTGGACGCGCGGCAGGCCCTCGCGGCCGGCGTGCGGTCCATCGAACACGTCAGCGGCTACGCCCTGGCCTACCGGCGGATGGGAGGTGACCCCGCTGGGCCGCACCCTGGACCCGGCCCGGCTCGGTGAGCTGGCCGCCCGGACCGTCGCGGCGGGCACGGCGCTCGTACCGACCCTCAGCGTGCACGAGGGCCTGGCCGAGGAGGACGCGCCCGATCTGGGCCAGCTGCCGCTGGGGACGCTGGAGGGCCCGGTCATGGCGGCCCTGCGGGCACAGTGGGCCCGGACGCACCCCCTCGGTGCCGGGGCGCGCAGGGTCGCCCGGGCCGACCGGCGCATGGCGCACGAAATGCTGCGGCGGGTCGCGGCCCTGGGGGGCACTGTGGGCGCGGGCACGGATACCCCGGCCAGCGCCTTCAACCTGCCCGGCGGGGGCCTGCACCGCGAACTGGAGCTGCTGGTCGCGGCGGGCCTGAGCCCCCTTCAGGCGCTGAAGGGCGCGACCTCGGCCGCCGCCCGGATTCTGGAGCGCCCGGACCTGGGGGTCCTGCGGCCCGGCGCGCTGGCCGATTTCGTCGTGGTCGCGGGCAATCCCCTGGAGGACGTGCGCAGGACGCGGGAGCTGCGTCTGGTCGTGCGCGGCGGGCAGGCCCTGAGTCCGGACGCCCTGCGGGACACGGCCGCCGCGCATGACGTCCCCGCCCAGCTCAGTTCGTCAGGCCGAGTTCGCGCAGCAGGCCCTGGACCCGCAGTTCCTCCCGGGTCAGGAACACCGTGAAGGGCGCGCCCGGCTGGAAAAACGAGTTCTGCTTTTCCGCGAAGAGCAGCGCCCGCCAGTCCCCGCTCAGCGCCATGCGGCTGAAGGTGCCGTTGAGCCTGGTGCGGGCCTCGCCGCTCAGGCCGGCCGGCGCGAAGATGCCCCGCCAGTTGACCAGCTCGGCGTCCACGCCCTGCGACCTGGCCGTCGGCACGGCGATGCCGGCCACCGCTTCCGGCGCGCTCAGCGCCAGGGCCCGGACACGCCCGGCCTTGATCTCCGGCTCGGCCACGCCGTAACTGCTCGACACCACGTCCAGTTCGCCGTTCATCAGGGCCTTGAGCCCCTGAAGGTTGCCGCTGCTGGGCACCCACTTCAGCGTGCGGATGTTGCCGCCCCCCGCCCGCAGCACGTCGCCCGTGAAGAGGTGGCCCGCGCTGCCCACCGAGGCCCCGCCGAAGCGCAGGCCCGGATTGCTCTTGTAGGCGGCGATCAGGTCCGCCAGCGAGCGGTACGGGCTGGTGCTGGGCACCACCAGCACCTCGTAGTCGTTGACCAGCCGCGCCACGGGCGTGAGGTCCTTGAGGCTGACCGGGCTGTCCTTGCTCAGCTGCATGGAGGCGATGGTCGTGAGGCCGAAGACGACGAGCTGGTTGGCCTTGCCGCGCTGGCCGCTGGTGAAGCCGCGCAGGCCGGTCACGCCGCCCTCGCCCGGCACGTTGTAGACCGTGGAACCGGGCGCGAGCTTGGTGCGCTCCAGCGTGGTGGCGACGTTGCGCGCGAGGGTGTCGTAGCCGCCGCCCGCGGTGCTCGGGGCGAGGATACGGTATTCGGCATGGGCGGTGCCGAGCACGCACAGCGCGCTCAGGATCAGGAACTTGTTCATGGAGGTCCTCGGAAAATGCAGCCCTGCCCGGCCCCCGGAGGCCGGCAGGCGGAAGATGCCCCGGCCGCAGCGAAAGGCGGCCGGATCGGGATCAGGATGTGGGGAAGGGGCGGGCGCTCAGTTCTTGCGCCAGGCACCCAGCAGCAGCGCCTTCTGCGTGCCGCTCACCGTGCGCTCGACCCGGTCGAAGGGGTAGCCGTACGCGCTGTCGAAACCGAGGACGAAGCGGTAGCCGCCCAGGCCGCCGCCCAGAGGCCAGCTCTGCACGTTGCGGGCCGTGAACCCCAGGGCCCGCAGGCCGCTGACCAGTTCGCCCAGGGCCGGGCTGGCCGCCGGAGCATCGAGCATGACGACCACGCGGTTGGGCAGCTTGGCGGGGAAGGCCTGACCGGCGCGCTGCACCGCCCAGAAGGAAGTCGCGTTCGTCTTGTCGTCCTGGATGTCGGCGGCCAGCACCTCCAGCCCGTAGACCCCGGCGGCGGCGGGCGCACTGATGGCGGCGGTGGTGCCGTCGCCCTTGCTCACGGCCTCGGCGGCGGCGGCCGTGCTGGCGACCTCCTGACGGGCGACGTTGGGGAAGGTCTTGGCGAGGTAGCCGGCCGACTGCTTGAAGGGCTGGGGGTGGCTGATGATGGTCTTGACCGCGCTGGCGGGCGTGCCGGGCTTGACCAGCAGCGTGTTGCTGATGGGCAGGGCCAGCTCGCCGACGATGCGCCAGCCCGGATCACCCTTGGCGAGCAGGCCGCTCGTCTCGGTCACGAACGCCCCGACGCTGTTCTCGTTGGGAATCAGGCCGTACTGGCTCTGGCCGGTGGCGACGGCCACGCTGACCGCCGTGATCGTGGGCAGGGCCTGCCCGACCTTGAGGCCGGACTGCGCGGCATAGAGCTGGGCGGCCTGGTCGCTGTAGGTACCCTTGGGCCCCAGATAGTCGAGCGAGGCGGCCGAGGCCAGCGAGGACGAGAGCAGCAGGGCGAGGGAAAACAATGTGCGCATGGGGCGACTCCTGAACAAGACGAAGGGAAGGCAGAGTGCTGGAACACGGTGGAAGGCGCGGCCCCTGGAGGCGCAGCGGCTGACCGGCCCGGTATCATACGCCCTGCCGTTCTTTAGGTTTCTGCGGCTCGGCGCGCCGCACCTTCTGTCAGACCGGCTTCCCCGAAGCTGACGCCCAGGTGAAGACCGCCCGCGCCGGGCCGGCCCTACAGCGCCAGCGCGCCCAGGACGGCCGCGAGCGCCACCACCAGCCATACCGGCCAGTTCAGGACCTCCAGCAGCGCGAAGGCCCCCAGCACGGAGGCGAATTCCGCCGCCGAGTGGACCCCCGCCGTGAACACCGGCGAGTACAGCGCCGCCAGCAGCAGGCCCACCACCCCGGCATTCACGCCCCGCAGGGCGGCCTGTGCCGGGGGCCGCTCCCGCAGCGCGCTCCAGAAGGGCAGCGCCCCCGCCACCAGCAGGAAGGAGGGCAAAAAGACCGCCCCCAGGGCCAGGCCGGCGGCGGTCAGGGCGGGCAGGCCCAGCGTGCTGACCGCCCCCAGGTACGCGCTGAAGGTGAACAGCGGCCCCGGCACCGCCTGCGTCATTCCGTACCCGGCCAGGAAGGCGTCGGGCGTGACCCAGCCGCCGCGCACCACCTCGGCCTCCAGGAGGGGCAGCACCACATGGCCGCCGCCGAACACCAGCGCCCCCGCCCGGTAGAAACTGTCCACAAGCGCCAGCGCCGGGCCGCCCAGCGCGGCGCGCAGGACCGGCAGCAGCGCCAGCAGGGCCGCGAACACGCCCAGAAACGCGGCCCCCCGACGCCGCGACAGCCGGACCGGCAGGCCGGACGTGGCCCGCAACTCCGCCGCAGGCAGCGCGCGCCACCCGATGAGGCCCGCCGCCGCGATGATGCCCACCTGCGCCGGCGCCTCCGGGAGCAGCAGGGCCGTCACGGCCGCGCCCAGCGCGATCAGGAGGCGCGGGCGGTCGGGGGTCAGGGTGCGGGACATTCCCAGGACGGCCTGGGCGACGATCGCCACCGCGACGATCTTCAGGCCGCGCAGCCATCCGGCGTCGCCCACGTCGCCGGCCGTCCCCACCCCGAACGCGAAGGCGACCAGCAGCGCCGCGCTGGGCAGCGTGAAGCCCGCCCAGGCCGCCAGCGCGCCCCACAGCCCCGCCCGGCTGAGGCCGAGCGCCATGCCCACCTGCGACGACGCCGGACCGGGCAGGAACTGGCACAGCGCCACGAGGTCGGCGTAGGCCGCCTCGTCGAGCCAGCGGCGGCGCTCGACGAATTCCGTGCGGAAGTAGCCCAGATGGGCCACCGGACCGCCGAAACTGGTGAGGCCGAGCCGCAGGAAGATCAGGAAAACGTCCAGCAGGGCAGGCATGCGGCCAGCCTAGACCAAAGGAGAAGCCGGCCCCCGGCGCGGCCCCGCCGGGCGCTGCCCCTACTCCTCGAGGCGCAGCGCGGTCGTGGCCGGATCGGCCCGGATCTCTGCGGGCGTGAAGGGCAGCGTGACCCACTGCTTGCGCGAGAACAGCGCCGTCTGGTCGGTGTAGTGCGCCGAGGCGGGGTCCGTGGACTGCGAGTAGGTCAGGAGCGCCTGCGCCACCGGCCCCGTGTCCCCGAAGGTCACGGTCTGGATATAGCTCGAACTGTTGCCGGTCACGCCCTCGTAGCCGGCCGGCGACAACGCCGGAGGCTCGATCTTGTTCAGGACGCCCTCGTAGTCCGGTGCGCCGTGCAGCGGAAAGCGCACGCCGTTGCGGGTGACGCCCTGCACGGTCCCCAGCGGCGCGTCCAG
The genomic region above belongs to Deinococcus gobiensis I-0 and contains:
- a CDS encoding PAS domain-containing protein, with protein sequence MQHSKELLQTTAEQMGVSPEELKSTNEELQTTNEELQSSNEELTTSKEELQSLNEELVTINAEHQRIIHDLAQAHDDMKNLLESAGIATVFLDNDLRIKRFTPRITRVINLMPVDVGRPITDISVNLNYEHLTRDIARVIDTLETYEAQVQTQDEQWYLMRISPYRTSDNFIDGVVLAFTNINVVKALETQVRESLEYAEAVLNSMQDPLLVLDSQLRIITANRAFYNLMYLSPAQIQAEPMYTIANFAFDQPELQGRLRDLVTTDEVVSNYIIDLKVPQQGNRKMKVEAEPVASTGAEQPMFLFKMEDVTELLLRASLDGPDLTGDAPPGRD
- a CDS encoding PadR family transcriptional regulator, whose translation is MSDTSLGPSSFIVLGLIAQQGPSTSYDLKRCADESVGYFWHFPRSQLYAEPQRLVGLGLLREEQEQGGRRRRFFDLTDAGRAALRDWLRAPAGMPELRDPGLLKLFFIAGEPASALRALAQEQLALHQGRLRDYEQIQAALGQEPSAQTSLRTLRMGLLYERANLAFWTEVLDGTPEAGG
- a CDS encoding DUF4188 domain-containing protein; translation: MPQPAPPHSPRRLTAEVDGTFAVFLIGMRINQPWKVWAWLPVILAMPRMLRELGERPDLGLLATQMQGGLLVQYWRDVQSLNAYARSRDHAHLPAWREFNHRARRARGAVGIWHETYVVGPGQYETVYVDMPRYGLGRAGRLVEAGGHRQSAEGRLRGGPADARPA
- a CDS encoding spore photoproduct lyase family protein, with the translated sequence MSTRAPLDLRQIYVEARAAALPRGQEILARFPEAERIEVASHWNIPGLHGNAGLVRDWLKIKRQVLVLGTRKTLTMRPNGRSADFIAPGMANGCALACAYCYVPRHKGYANPVTTFANIGDVTGALERHAHQQGRKPQANSVDPHAWVYDLGENSDLSVDALISDNVRDLVTLFRGLPNAKASFATKYVNRELLTYDPQGRTRLRFSLMPAQTARVVDIGTSPMHERLAAINDFVEAGYEVHLNFSPVIVFRGWTDAYRELFRQVDAALSAKARAQLAAEVIFLTHNAGLHEVNLGWHPRAEDLLWTPQWQETKRSEYGGENLRYRRGLKGKAVAHFTELLRRELPGCPVRYAF
- a CDS encoding DEAD/DEAH box helicase family protein codes for the protein MVPTLRLDRGTLLMSEVPEPAAALFTWDDRAQAWRAPGHAYRAVMTALGQTPVRDEAAAFLKLDLGYAREVQPYAHQQEALDAWKRAGRRGVVVLPTGAGKTLVAQLALRDTPRSALICVPTLDLMHQWYAGMLAAFPDAEVGLLGGGSKDQTPILISTYDSAAIHAEQLAGIYAFQIFDEAHHLPSDFHRSVAELGLAPYRLGLTATPKRSDGREQHLGELIGPVVYRAAPEDLAGDTLAPYREVIVKVSLSAAEQRRYDDLLQTRNDFLRRSNIRLGSIEGWKRFVMSSGTPQGRVAMLAHREARSLAYGTEGKLRVLEEILANHPAERTLIFTDDNATVYRISREFLIPAITHQTPVKERHELLEKFRAGRYRVLVTSRVLNEGVDVPEASVAVVLSGTATEREYIQRLGRILRRAEGKQAALYEVVTEGTTEERVSRQRRGQWQRAPGGTPGWEDVNAPH
- a CDS encoding DUF790 family protein, which produces MLPTELLMFKVRAGLVTPRRLKVTPANVALAGQVIATFEDNVGKRRADLDEDLRALEAGRADFKVLRGLAHLLTNGSSTFGTGGDVPPAAVRARVFALAQSGPPSRHRRGQILEQAAAALTRERPLAAADVAELLYADLPDQQRLEAFEPPSPEDLLRRFDLAQAQGMLYRAYSLVITARRNEPARYKQLLQYTKFFGLMLTVEGDATFGFTLTMDGPTSLFGGTTRYGLAMAKFLPALLHATRWDLTASLKPRRDLSWTGKAEAEWLFELTSEDGYVSHYREPDEHDSALESGFAGRFAKVDTPWVLEREVDLVPVPGSVIVPDFRLVHPDGRSVLVEIVGYWRPEYLRKKFDLLRKSGRTDVIVCVSERLNLERAGVDPSDFGERLIWFKGVLPPRDVLALAERLSGGPAPQGADRP
- a CDS encoding amidohydrolase family protein is translated as MTNETLRVFTGHLWDGLSDTLLRDAAVAVRGDTVVFAGPRSALDIPETTRVTETGGVLLPGLIDLHVHARPGYLGWFLAAGVTTIRDAANSLDLVAALRGAQDPSPRVFAAGPLLDGPRAFFRQFGPGAVHEAGDGHERRAGAWTVRHPDEARAQVRRLADLGVTHVKLYEQLDPQSFAAAAAEARRLGLPVMTDLGLAGTRGLSGAEVDARQALAAGVRSIEHVSGYALAYRRMGGDPAGPHPGPGPAR
- a CDS encoding amidohydrolase family protein, which translates into the protein MTPLGRTLDPARLGELAARTVAAGTALVPTLSVHEGLAEEDAPDLGQLPLGTLEGPVMAALRAQWARTHPLGAGARRVARADRRMAHEMLRRVAALGGTVGAGTDTPASAFNLPGGGLHRELELLVAAGLSPLQALKGATSAAARILERPDLGVLRPGALADFVVVAGNPLEDVRRTRELRLVVRGGQALSPDALRDTAAAHDVPAQLSSSGRVRAAGPGPAVPPGSGTP
- a CDS encoding Bug family tripartite tricarboxylate transporter substrate binding protein; this translates as MNKFLILSALCVLGTAHAEYRILAPSTAGGGYDTLARNVATTLERTKLAPGSTVYNVPGEGGVTGLRGFTSGQRGKANQLVVFGLTTIASMQLSKDSPVSLKDLTPVARLVNDYEVLVVPSTSPYRSLADLIAAYKSNPGLRFGGASVGSAGHLFTGDVLRAGGGNIRTLKWVPSSGNLQGLKALMNGELDVVSSSYGVAEPEIKAGRVRALALSAPEAVAGIAVPTARSQGVDAELVNWRGIFAPAGLSGEARTRLNGTFSRMALSGDWRALLFAEKQNSFFQPGAPFTVFLTREELRVQGLLRELGLTN